AGCCTTACTGCTTCCTAATATCGGTGTAACCCACAATTGACTTGTTTAACCCCTTGATCACTCTGGTTGAAAGACCCTCTTGAAACAAGAGCGGATGAGAAGACATCTAGATAGGTTGACTGGCCTGACGACCGATGTCCGGAATTTGTATCGACCATTCGTGagtccttctccttttccttgtATGCAATGGAAAAAAACTTCTTCCTAGATATCTATCTGTCCGAACGAATGGGCAGactgagctgagctgagctgagctggaaTGGCACGGACAGATTCATCCAATCACCAGTATCCTCTCAGGTCAAATAGAATACTTATCAGTCCCCGACGTCGTGGATGGCGTTCTAAGTCAAATCGAAGGTGCAGGATGGGGCATTCAGTTGAGCAAATTAAGAGGACTCCCTCATCCCGCCCTGGGGgtcttgatcatctccaaGCATCTTTCGTATGCTGGTAGAGAGGAGTTCAATTTCGCTcaagtagaagaagaatactTGAGGTTCTCACGGACCAAGTTAGTTGGGAGTGGCAAAGTCAGATGGCCCGTCGGTGTATTGCGGAATGTGAGTGCGACCCGCGAGTTAGCCCTTGTCTTGCGTTTCTACCCACGTTCACTGGCCTGTGTATTCGATACCTCCTACCTCGTCACCGGACATCCGTATTCTACCACGTCTCATCGACTCCCCGCCATTGATAAGTATGAGAGAGgcgatctgagctgacgagtcgacttgatcaccaGGCATATGACCACCTATTAAAAGTCTCTTTGCTCATACCTGCCAGTAACGCCTCGGTCAAACCGCAATTCCAGAAGGTCCGATGTACGCTCTCGCCTCATGAGATCGTCGGGTGGTTCAAGGGTGAAGGCGCGAATGTGTTGGGACCGGAATTGGCCAATTGGGGTAGGATGCAAGGTGGACACGTTTAAGTTGCACACATGCCTTGTTCCGAAAGGCCtcctttcttgctttctttgttgcttgctttgttgcttgctttgttgcctgctttgttgcttgctttgttgcttgctttgttgcttgctttgttgcttgctttgttgcttgctttgttgcttgctttgttgcttgctttgttgcttgctttgttgcttgctttgttgcttgctttgttgcttgctttgttgcttgctttgttgcttgctttcTCGTGCTTTCTTactttcttgcctttttcTGTGTCgtgattcttcctctcataTCTCAATGGGGATGAGACGAAGATTATATACTTGATCTTTGTGATTGCATCGGATCAGGCGGGAGTTTGGTTGATTGTATCTATACTTATGCCTCTCCGTGTTGTATCCTTATCACTAGTACTCTACATGCATGTCCGTCTGCATAATGATTTGATGTGATGTAATGTGATGTATTACTTAAAACGAGAAAGTAAAGGGATAATGGACCCTCACCCGAGGTGTACTGTACTGTCCGCGTATTGGGGGTGCGACGGAGCATCGGCCTGAAAGATAGTGTTTATCTGAACATTACTGCTACTGCAAAAACGGTGATCCACCACAGATTTGTCGATACCTCAGGCCCGTTCGCTGTTGTACTCGTACCTCGTACCTCGGAAAGATAGTCTCAAAAGCGATCTTTAAGGAATATGTAATCGCTCTATCGCTCTATCGCTCAATCGCTCAGACACTCGATCTTCTGTGCATTTGTCTCTCTTTGAGAACCCGTCAGTGCAGTGCTTTTCTCTCGTCCCTTGTCCATCGCTCGGTTCGATTGACGATGCAAATAGCGGCCCACGAAAGGACTCTTGAATGATCCACTGAGACTTTTTGCCTAAACTaacccatcatcctttcttgaATCCGGTCCCTGTCTCGTCTCGTTACGCCACGCCACGCCACGCCATTACAACATGTTCCACCGCTTCTGCCCCTTCAGGTATACATTCCTCTTGAGAGAAAAAGACCAAATCCAAGTGAGCTGTCAGATTTCGGCATTTCATGGCAAGTCAGTATTCCCCACAAAACATGACATCGCGAAACCACGTTGGTCTTTTTCCACTGCCATATCCGCCTTTTCAATCCACGATACGATTTGGATTTTCAACATCAAGTCTAAAGTCTCAAGCGATTAAGAAGGCCCATGTCATGCCACGCCAGTGACCGTGTCTGtgcctatgcctatgcctatgTCAGATCATACATGCATCCCAGTCGTCCAAAACCTAAAATACGATAAGAACAATGCGGGATGCGGTGCGAGTGTCGGTTGTAATTTTTGTGGTTATGTGAGAACGAGGAGCTTAAGATCGAGGCTTCTCCCTGTTATCCAGTGTAATTGTCAGCATGTCGGTCCCTCTCAGCACAAAGGCGGTAAGAGCATGGGCATGACAATGTGGTTtacaacaagaacaacacccacttcttctccttccagaGAGCTAAGAGACCAACACCAGATACCTTGACGACCTTGAATCGCACACCGGGAATATCTCCCTTGGCTTTTCCTCGTCGACCGAAACCAGAGATAAGAACTTCGTCGTTCTCGTCGGTCTAAAGGGGAGCGCAGCAAACGAAGATCAGCATGTTGCAAGAAAAGACCCGAACCCACATTCAGAGAAAGGGGGACTGGGGAAATAATATAGAATCGGAGACTACACTCACAAAGTTCAAACAACCATCATTGGGGACGAAAGCGGTAACCTTCTTTCCGTTCTTGATAAGTTGAACTCTGACACACTTTCGGATAGCAGAGTTGGGTTGTTTGGCCTCAACACCGACCTGCAAGTGTCAATAGATCGTATCAGCAATGGATCAATTTTGACGAGAATTTCCCCTCGATCGCTTGTACGTCCGCATCGTCCTCCATGGCTTGATGCAGCGGCCCCTTCCTCATGCCATCCTCTATCTCCGTCTGTATATCTGTGGCTGCTGATCCATGTCACGCTCCATTGCCTTCCTGACAGGGATATCATCCAGATTCACTCTTCCGCATCCTATTACGTTCACTTCCCTCTCATAGGCGATCTTTCATCTCTCTAGTCTAGACTGTAGCAACACCATCCTTAGCAAGTTGAAccccaactcaccttctccaagACGATACCTTTGGCGTGGGAAGAACCTCCAGTGGGCGAGGTCTTGTAGAATTTACCGAGAGCCCTCTTCTTGTAGTTCTTGTCGGCCCATCGGTTCTCCCTTCTGGAGGTTCGGAGTTTTCGGGCGGCTTGTAAACCTCGAGGCTTGTTGGCTGGGGGTGTGCAGGTGAATCATTGTCGATGAAGTGGGTAGTGTTACAAGTAGTGTTGATTAGGTTGTCGAAAGGCGAAGTGATGACGACgagcagagcagaaagaacAACATTATCCtatgatcagcttcacctccttctccttctccgctaCGTGGCAATAGATAGCATACTCACAACCCatgatgactgattttgaAGGATGAGAGAAGAAACCTTTAACGAAAGCTAATTCAAGGTGTTTTGATGAAAATCCAGCGGGACCAGTAACTGTGAGAGCGATCTCCAACAGGCGACGAAGCAGTGAGTAGACCACCAAGAGAGGACTAAGGGACTAGTACAATTGCAAACTCCCGTACGGTGACAGCTAGCTACGGTGAACAAAGGTGATAAAACGGTATTACGTGACTGAAGGGTTTGTGGCATGCCATGCTCCGACCCTTAAAGCCGATGAGCGAGAATAAACACCGATGACCACGCTGAGCCAGATCGCGTGTTGACGGTGATCGCCGATACTCATGGCCTCCACTTACGGATATGACCGGTCCGCATGCATGGACCTTGAGACGTGATCACATCACGATAACGATGAAATGGAATCAACATACAACAGCATAGTAAAATCCAAATACTCTTACATGGCCAATTATACctcactgaagaagaagggcagcGCGATTAGCCACATGAGCATCGTTGGTGCTTGGAATACTAATACTTCCAGACTGAACCGACTACACGATGGCACCTCTCGACTTCTCCCGACTACACCCTTCTTACCAGCCTCACTTCTCCCATTTCCCctcgaggagatcatcgatattctcGACTAAAGGCGTGGTAGCTACTTCTCAGCCGCTTGGTGTGTATACCTTTTACATCTCAGCCACGAGACCGTTTGGCTAACCTTTCGCTGGCTTACAGCTTGTCAAGCGGGCTTAGAGATTCTAAATAAAGGTGGAAACGCAGGTCAGTCGGCTTGTGACACCCTCACCCGCGGCAtgtgaagaggacgaagagctgAGGAATCCAATGATGTATAGCCGATGCTGCTGTCGCTACCGCAGCTGCATTGAACGTGACCGAGCCCTCTTGTACCGGTGAGACCAAACAGGCTGACTGGCTCCTAAGTTAggctggaagctgatgataaGGGTATCATACTCATATAGGTATTGGCGGAGGTGAGTATATCCAGTCGACGGAAACCTGAGGTGATATCAGAATAGGGAGGTCCACTGACTCATGATACTCAGacatcttctgcttgtttTACGATGCAAAGTCCAAGACAGTGAAAGGCATCAACGGCTCAGGCAGATCACCTAAAGCCCTCACCTTAGAATACCTGCGGAGTCAAGGTATAACAGGGGAAAGTGTAGGCTACCCCCGTCATCCTTGACCAGCGCATCGTCATCGATATATCATTCTGTACGCTGATCACGATGATCACAGATCCCATTGACCAACCTGAACTCAGTCACTGTTCCcggagcagcagcaggatGGCTCAAGACCGTATCTGAGTTCGGTTCGGGTAGACTTACGATGAGGGAAATCTTGGACCCCGCAATCCGACTTGCTAGGGAAGGTGTACCGGAGCATGAGCTGAATAGTCGCGCTGTAAGCAGATGGTTTCTACATCCAACGGAAGAAGGGCTCAAGAGGTTGATGAACTGGATCTATAGTGGGCCGGCTCTGAGAGCCTGATCAAAAACGCTTCGCCGAATTGGAACGAGTAAGCTTTCTAAGCTTTGTTCAACCCTACATATCTTCAAAGAAGGATCACGTAGCTGACACACGGGTaggatgatgatgcctgACGGAGTGAGTCGCTAGAGAAGGTGGATGAGGACATAAGCTGAAATGACGCCGACAGAACCCCCCTCTTCCCTCGCACGTCATGACCCACCCCGAACTAGCGGATACTTTCGAAGCGGTCGCTGAGCACGGTAAAGAAGGGTTTTACAAAGGCCGCATCGCCCAAGGTGAGTGCTGTTTGTGTGACCACGAAGAGACTGCCGATGACCAATTGCTATCACGTACTTCAGCCATTGTCGAACTAATCCAAGCAGGAGGCGGGGTGATGACCCTCGAAGACTTAGCAGAGGCAGATGCGGAGGTGATCCAGCCGATCAAATACGATTTCAAAGTTGGAGAAGCGGCTGATCAAGGTGTATCGCTCtgggaggtgagtgaagGCTTGCAGCGTAGCGCATGAAGAGGCTCTGCTGTCACATGACACATGACCGTATGTGTGGACACTGTGTTCATTGCTCGGTTTGATATATCAGTGCCCGCCAAATGGTCAAGGATTGACGGCATTAGTCGCTCTTGGGATCGTCGAGGCTGTCGAAGTACAGCATGGTGTCGACGTCTTGGAATTACCGCATAACTCAACGTTGTATTTGCACATTCTGATTGAAGCTTTGAGATTGGCTTTTGCAGGTGGGTTGTCTGCTATTTTGTCCACCAAAATTGCAGGAAAATCCAGTAAATAAGCTAATCCATCACAATTGATGTATATTTGACTATTTTTGGTGAATAGACAGTGAGCTTTTGCCAATTGATCGGCTCGCTCTCTCAAAAGTCGCTGCCAATCAAGTTGAGGAGCTGACTATATTACATTGATCAGCCAGGTATTACGTGACTGATCCTGATGTCGTGCATGTACCCGTGGACGAACTCCTAAGCAAGGTGCGCCAGTCCCATCCTCCGGTCtggaaggaagctgatttgtgtTATTTGCGTTGTAGGAATATCTGCGCAAACGAGCGGctttgatcgatcttgaaaAGTCTAGCAATATCGCGCATGGCGATCCTATCAATTCCAGCGATACAGTGTACTTGGCGACGGCAGATAATGAGGGTAATAGTTGTTCTTTCATCGCTTCGAATTATGCTGGTGAGTGCACTGTTTGTTGTCATCGCCTGCTAGAATTTCGTTTCTCGTCTGAATGGTCATGACTTCACAAACTGTGATCGCTCGCTGAACAATGATATGACTGACCTAATAATGCTTTGATAGGTTTCGGCACAGGTGCTATACCTAAAGGAACAGGTTTCACCCTTCAGAATAGAGGAACGGGCTTCACTTTGCAAGAAGGACACCCAAATAACGTGGCAGGAGGCAAAAGACCTTATCATACGATTATACCCGCTATGGTCACCCAAAACGGGGAATTACTCATGTCATACGGCGTGATGGGTGGGTGAGTATctaaagggaaagaaagtGTTTCGTGTGGGTGTAGATGAGACTCGGCTGATAAATACTCATTCGCGGTAGGTTCATGCAACCTCAAGGACACGTTCAAGTCCTCTTGAACAAATTAAGGGGGTTCAGCGTTCAAGCTTCTCTGGATGCCCCGCGATTCTGTATCTCCGCTGGATTGCCCAGCGCGTCCAAAAAGGGCTCAGAGGACGCAGTGGGAGATATCAATAGTGAGATTTATTTCGAGGATGGCATCGACCCCGAAGTGGTTGCGGACTTGCAGAAGATGGGACACACGTGCGAGGTTGTTAGTGGCTATCAGCGGGGTATAGCGGGCAAGGGACAGATCGTTCAGCGGGTCGAACATGATGGTAGGAGAGTCTGGGCGGCGGGTAGTGATTTAAGAGGAGACGGGTGTGCTGTTGGGCAAATCTAAGCTTCGTCTTTCTAAGGGGGTGTGGGGATACAACTATGCATGGTATTTGATATGGTGGTACAAGATTTATCCGTTGTTTGGCGAGTACAGAGGTCATTTGGAGGTTCAGATAAAGCGTACTATTAATGATTCGCATTTGGTGTTTGACGATCGATTGCAGATCGTAAGGCCGACAGGATAATCAGAAGGGTTTATGCTGGAATTTACGATGCCCATTGTTTCTTGAATTCTTCGGACTGAAAAAGAAAGTAGAATAGACAATCAGCAAACTGTCATTCCTATCGTGTCtctgtcatcgtcatgctgaTGTCCTGTGACCTGACCCAAGTCCACATTCAAATCATGGACTGCAGACCGAACCGTTTGACCGGGATCAAAGCCAGGACCAGAGAACGCGGAGAGCACTCACTTTCTGCACTAAGACTTTCCAATCGACGTCCTTGGTCGCGTTCAATACCAGTATAAACCCATCTATGACCTGGCTCTTCACCGCGGGTAGAGATTCTTTGCCTATTGAGGAGACGTTGTCCGGCGGCGGAAGGGCGATCCAGGTGAAATGTAATTTACCGAGCTGTCGATGCGATGCAAGGTGTGGTGTGTATGTCagcatgtcatgtcatgtcatttcatGTTGTTTTGGCTGAATCATGAGAAGGTGAAAATCAGTTCAATCAATCCCTTGATCCTCgatccctcaacctcaaccgaATAGGTTGAATGATCCATACCCAACCCATATTTCACTCATGCTCCAAAATAGAAGTCGAGCACAAATAGACTAGAAGCCGCAGGATGAATCGGACCCACCTCACACTCCATTTTCCCCGAATCATCCCTCCCCCACTGACTCGCCAATCCCAACAAAAGCCGACGTCGCTCCTGAATCTCAAGATAAggctcttcgtcttcatctccgtcctcttcgtcttcgtcttctccctgCGTATTGTCGTCGTTATTTGCCCCTCCTTGCTCATGATTCTGAGACTCCGACTCTGAACCTGTTGCCGAGTCGTCGAGGGGTATACAGGCCGACGAGACTAATTGACCATTCGGGTATATCAACAGTGCGGTATGCGGTCCATCggctgaagacgaagaggaggagggggagggggaggaggaaaggagggaggTGAGGATTGAGTGGATCTTTGATGGGGAAATTAACATCTCGCGTATCGCTTAAGCTTGAGATTGTAGTGTTGGTACcaatgaatgaatgactggtcgtcttcgtcttcgtcttcgtcttcgtctttgtATTCTCcttgtttctcttctttGGCGTTCACTCGAATAGGATTTAGCTTTCAGTCGTTCCGCTCGAGAGCGCCGGTGTTGTCCCCACGAATTCGTTGTCTGTTCTTGATACTAATACTAATATTGCTCTTGATGGAAATTATGGCACGTGACCATGTACAACGTCTGAAGCTCCTATTACacttgatgatggtgatacTGCTCTATTTGTTCGTTCCAAGGGCCATCTGCTGTGAGTGAACAAGCATCAAATTCACGTCAACATGAAAACGAACgtgaacatgaacatgagCTTCGAACTCGGATGATATCATCCCCGTCGAACGAATTGTACGTTAGTCAAGTGGAGGTTAGCCCAATTGAATTCATGCTGCACAGTGAGATAGACAACAAGACTGATTCATTTCATcctatgctatgctatgcatgtacaatgatgatgacatgatggaTAACAGAATATAAGATACAACCAACCATGCACAATCGCAAAAAAAGACAGAAACGCAGAAAACCTTTGTATCCTTGTACAACTCAACCACTTAAAcggatcaatcaatcaatccaagTACGCGTACCTGCGAGTAATATCATTCCATCTCGCTCAAACTCAGAACCTTTAGTTCCTTCACTGCCATACCCAATACCCCCTTTATTCCACCCCGTATTCCCCATTTGGCAAAGATCAAACATCCAATCCGATATATCTCCTCTCCCAATTCATTCTCCAGTTTCACGGCGTCATCACTCTCTTTcccgtccttcttctttgtcgTCGTCGAGGCAAACCAAGGTCCAACCGGGTTTGAGGGCGGTtcttgatgatggatcaCATTGTATAAGGTCGTCTGACTTTCCGATCCCTGAGACTGGCTGAGGGTCAATAAgaatgatgagattgggtaTATCACCTCTTGACTTGcagtcgaggtcgaagtagaagtcgaagtagcaggtgaagcagaagaagctataAGGTCGATCGGTAATTTATTGCCTAAGATCGTCAATTGCGCTGCATGTGCCAAATCAATGATACTTGAAGACGGATCGTTCAAAGTCGCCGGAGGGATATTGGTGAATCCTTTAGGCCGAGGtatatcttcgtcttcgttgGCGTCACTTGCTTCTTCTGATTCTAGACCTGCCGTTAAAAGCAAGGTAATCGGTAGATTGCCATCTTGTAGTATCTTCCTCCAAGCTGAATCAATGCGATATTTGTATCAGCTCAGATATCAAAAAGATCACGCTCACGACCACAACCACAGACACCAATGACGGAACGCATTGGATGCGACCCTTTGAGGTTACTCGTCAACTCACCCTTGAGCTCATCATTCACCATACCGCCACAACGCATCACACTCAATCTCCACTGAATAACCCATTTATCCgcttttgcctttgcccACTTCCACAGCTTCTCCACTCTATTTTCCCACTTCATCTTGGCTATATCAGTCCAGGTATTCACATCGGACATATTCCCCAAATCGTCCATCATGAAACCTATCATAATTCCCAGATCCTCGTCGACGGTATACGCCGAATGGATGAATCGATTATTGTTCAAAACATCATACGATTTCAGCGGCCAAGACATGCTGAATTCCGGTGTGGGGTTCTCGCTTCTTGCTAAAGTGAAGGCTTGTCGTGCGATGCGATCATCGTTCTCGtgggagtcggagtcggatgaagaatgatgtAATCCGTATGGATCAGGAACGCTCCTGGCGTTGATCTCCCTTATAGATTCCGACACTTTGTTGTACACTTCAGAAGCGACTGTCTTGTACTGC
This portion of the Kwoniella dejecticola CBS 10117 chromosome 9, complete sequence genome encodes:
- a CDS encoding gamma-glutamyltransferase, translated to MAPLDFSRLHPSYQPHFSHFPSRRSSIFSTKGVVATSQPLACQAGLEILNKGGNAADAAVATAAALNVTEPSCTGIGGDIFCLFYDAKSKTVKGINGSGRSPKALTLEYLRSQGITGESIPLTNLNSVTVPGAAAGWLKTVSEFGSGRLTMREILDPAIRLAREGVPEHELNSRAWAGSESLIKNASPNWNEMMMPDGNPPLPSHVMTHPELADTFEAVAEHGKEGFYKGRIAQAIVELIQAGGGVMTLEDLAEADAEVIQPIKYDFKVGEAADQGVSLWECPPNGQGLTALVALGIVEAVEVQHGVDVLELPHNSTLYLHILIEALRLAFAARYYVTDPDVVHVPVDELLSKEYLRKRAALIDLEKSSNIAHGDPINSSDTVYLATADNEGNSCSFIASNYAGFGTGAIPKGTGFTLQNRGTGFTLQEGHPNNVAGGKRPYHTIIPAMVTQNGELLMSYGVMGGFMQPQGHVQVLLNKLRGFSVQASLDAPRFCISAGLPSASKKGSEDAVGDINSEIYFEDGIDPEVVADLQKMGHTCEVVSGYQRGIAGKGQIVQRVEHDGRRVWAAGSDLRGDGCAVGQI
- a CDS encoding 40S ribosomal protein uS12, with the translated sequence MGSNKPRGLQAARKLRTSRRENRWADKNYKKRALGKFYKTSPTGGSSHAKGIVLEKVGVEAKQPNSAIRKCVRVQLIKNGKKVTAFVPNDGCLNFTDENDEVLISGFGRRGKAKGDIPGVRFKVVKVSGVGLLALWKEKKEKPRS